The genomic region GCTGTTCAGGCTGCTTGCCTTCGACTACGACATGATTGTCCACGAGGTCGCCGATCAGACCGTTGTCCTGGATTGCCGGACGAATGGTCTTGAAGCTGTCGCCATCGTTGCGTTTGCCGGTAATCACGTAGCCATCAACCGCTACGCGCTCGACCTTGCCATCCTTGACCTGCTGGATGAAGTCGGAATAGTTGAGGGTCTGCGGCTCGTTAGGGCTGGAGAAGTTGTTCATCACTGTCACCAGGACAGCCGCGATGATCAACCACAGGATCAGATTCTTTGCCATATCGTTCAATTAACTACCCTCTGAAGCAAGCTCCGCTAATGGCGCGCGCTTCGCATGATATTCACCGGCCTAACTTACTACATTACCTACGGCTCTGGCAGGCGCCGTCTGTAACCCTTTGTGAAACACTTTCTACACAATATTCGTTTATGCACGCGGGGCGAAATACGAAAAACCTATCACCCCGCAAAAAAACCTCGTTTTACTCACTACGGCCGCGGTAGCCCCAAGCCAGCATGTATTGCTCGCGGGAACTGCCACGGGAAGAGTCCGGCTTGATCATCTGGACCTTGTCGAATTTCTGACGAGCGTCCTTCACGTAAGCATCAAACCCTTCGCCCTGAAACACCTTGATCACGAAATTACCACCCGGCTTGAGTATCCGAGCCGCCAGATCAAGAGCCAGCTCACATAGAAACATGGCTTTTGGCATGTCCACCTCAGGCGTACCACTCATATTGGGGGCCATATCGGAAATCACAAGGTCCACCTGCGAATTACCCACGGCTTCAAGGATCTGAGCGAGCACTTCGTCCTGGGTGAAGTCACCCTGGATGAAAGTCACGTCCGGAATGCTGTCCATTTCCAGGATGTCCGAGGCGATCAGACGCCCCTGACCACCGATCAGCCGACTAGTGACCTGCGACCAGCCGCCGGGCGCCGCACCCAGGTCGACAACGCTCATACCCGGACGGATCAGCTTGTATTTCTCCTGGACCTCCAGAAGCTTGTAACTCGCACGCGAGCGGTAACCATCCTTCTGCGCCTGCTTCACATAGGGATCATTGACATGTCTTTGCAGCCACTTAAGGCTTGTCTTGGAACGGGCCACGGGCCACCTCGAAAATAAAACGGGTCGTGATTAACTGGGCGGTCCCGGACTCGCTCGGGTAAACTGGCCGCCGCTTTTTACAAGATCAGACGCAGGGGTCAGATTATGCCGCTCACTCAAGAGCAGAAGAAACAGTACAAATCCATTGGCCACCATCTGAAACCAGTTTTGATTGTGGCTGACAACGGTTTGACTGAAGGTGTGTTAGCCGAACTTGAACGCGCTTTGGCGGATCACGAGCTGATCAAAATCAAGCTCAACATCCTCGATCGCGAATCGCGCCTGGCGAGCATTGCAGAACTGTGCAAGGTCGGCAAAGCGGATCTGGTTCAGGTCATCGGCAAGATGGCACTGATTTACCGCAAGAACTTCAGCGTCAACAAGCAGCTGTCGAACGTCCATCGCTTCAAGTGATGGCAAGGGTCAAGGGTGTGCTTCGCGCACCCTGACACTCCACCCAGGCACCGGCTGCATCACCAGCACCAGCCCGGAAAAGCCCAGGACAAGATAGCTGAACAACTGCAAATGCAGCGCCTGCGGCCAACCGAAGCGTACTGCGAAATACATCGCGCACCCATACAGCGCTATCAGCAGCAGTTGCCCGCGAATATCCCGCCATAGACTGGCAAGGCCCTCGGCCTGTACCAGCACCAAAGCCTGAAAAATCACACTCGCCGTGGCGAATCCCACCATCAGCGTATTCAGCGCGCCTGCAATTTCGTCGATCAGCAGCGGCGCCAGGCCGATTTGCCCCAGCACCGGCAGCAGACCGATGTGCAACAACCACAAGCCGCCAACCCAGAGCATCTGGGTCAGCTGCCAAAGCATGGCGCCCGCACGCAGCGGGCGCCTTCTTTCAGATGTGGCGAACTTCGACAATCTCATACTCGATAACGCCACCCGGCGTTTTGACCGCCACCACATCACCCTCTTCCTTGGCAATCAGGGCGCGAGCGATTGGCGAACCGACGGAGATCTTGCCGAGCTTGATGTCTGCTTCATCCTCACCAACGATCTGGTAAGTCACGCTTTCATCAGTCTCGACGTTGGCGATTTCGACGGTGGTGCCGAAAATCACCTTGCCGGTGTGCTCGATGGTCGTTACGTCGATAACCACAGCGTTTTGCATGCGGCCTTCAATGTCACGAATCCGCGCCTCGACCATCCCCTGCTGCTCGCGAGCAGCGTGGTATTCGGCGTTTTCCTTCAAGTCACCCAACTCGCGGGCCGTACCGATGTCCTGACTGAGTTTCGGACGAACGACCTTGGTCAGATGAGCGTGTTCTTCTTCCAGGGCTTTAGCGCCCTTGACGGTCATTGGGTATTTGATCATGCCTTCAATCCTGCGTGTAGATCCTGCAAGCGGCGCACGGTCTTCTCAGGACCGAACTTCAACGCTTCGCAGATAGCTTCGCCAGCAGCAATAGTAGTGGTGCAGTAGATCTTGTGCTGCAGGGCATTACGACGAATGGAGTAGGAATCAGCAATCGACTGACGACCTTCAGTGGTGTTGATGATCAGAGTGACTTCGTCATTCTTGATCATGTCGACCACGTGCGGACGACCCTCGGTCACCTTGTTCACACGACGCACTTTCAGGCCTGCGGCTTCAATCAGCTTGGCAGTACCGGCAGTGGCGACCACTTCGAAGCCCAAGTTGATCAGATCACGGGCCACGCCTGCAACCAGTGGTTTGTCATCGTCACGCACGCTGATGAACGCAGTACCGCCGGTCGGCAGCACTTCACTGGCACCCATCTGGGCTTTGGCAAAGGCTTCGCCGAAGGTATCGCCCACACCCATCACTTCACCGGTGGACTTCATCTCTGGGCCCAGGATCGGGTCCACACCAGGGAATTTGGCGAACGGGAACACCGCCTCTTTCACGCTGTAGAAGTTCGGAATGATTTCTTTGGTGAAGCCGATTTCCTTCAGGGTTTTACCGGCCATGACGCGTGCTGCGATCATCGCCAGGGAAACACCGATGCACTTGGAGACGAACGGCACGGTACGGGAAGCGCGCGGGTTGACTTCGATGACGTAGATGTCTTCGCCTTGCAGCGCCAATTGCACGTTCATCAGGCCGACCACGCCCAGCTCCAGGGCCATTTTCTTGACCTGTTCGCGCATCTCGTCCTGGATGTGGGCAGGCAGCGAGTACGGCGGCAGGGAGCACGCGGAGTCACCGGAGTGAACGCCGGCTTGCTCGATGTGCTGCATGATCGCGCCAATCACCACGTCGGTGCCGTCGCAAACCGCATCCACGTCCATTTCGATGGCGCAGTTGAGGAAGTGGTCGAGCAGCACCGGGCTGTCGTTGGACACTTTCACCGCGTCACGCAGGTAGCGCTTGAGCTCTTCTTCTTCGTAGACGATTTCCATTGCGCGACCGCCCAGAACATAGGACGGACGAACCACCAGCGGGTAACCGATCTTGGCGGCGGCACGAATCGCCTCGTCTTCGCTGCGCACGGTGGCGTTAGGCGGCTGACGCAGGTTCAGACGCTCAACCATCTGCTGGAAGCGCTCACGGTCTTCGGCACGGTCGATGGCGTCAGGGCTGGTGCCGATGATCGGCACGCCGGCTTCTTCAAGGGCGCGAGCCAGTTTCAACGGGGTTTGACCACCGTATTGGACGATCACGCCTTTTGGCTTCTCGACGCGGACGATTTCCAGTACGTCTTCCAGGGTCACTGGTTCGAAGTACAGGCGATCAGAGGTGTCGTAGTCGGTGGAAACGGTTTCCGGGTTGCAGTTGACCATGATGGTCTCGTACCCGTCTTCGCGCAGAGCCAGTGCCGCGTGTACGCAGCAATAGTCGAACTCGATACCTTGGCCGATACGGTTAGGACCGCCGCCGAGGATCATGATCTTGTCGCGACCCGATGGGGCTGCTTCGCACTCTTCCTCGTACGTCGAGTAGAGGTAGGCGGTGTCGGTGGCAAACTCGGCCGCGCAGGTGTCAACGCGCTTGTAGACCGGGTAAACCTCAAGCTTGTGACGGTGGCGACGCAGGGCCTTCTCGGTCACGCCCAGCAGCTTGGCCAGACGCATGTCGGAGAAGCCCTTGCGCTTGAGGCGGAACATCATGTCGCGGTCGATGCTGGCCAGACCCAGGGTCTTGACCTTCTCT from Pseudomonas sp. GGS8 harbors:
- the rlmE gene encoding 23S rRNA (uridine(2552)-2'-O)-methyltransferase RlmE, with the translated sequence MARSKTSLKWLQRHVNDPYVKQAQKDGYRSRASYKLLEVQEKYKLIRPGMSVVDLGAAPGGWSQVTSRLIGGQGRLIASDILEMDSIPDVTFIQGDFTQDEVLAQILEAVGNSQVDLVISDMAPNMSGTPEVDMPKAMFLCELALDLAARILKPGGNFVIKVFQGEGFDAYVKDARQKFDKVQMIKPDSSRGSSREQYMLAWGYRGRSE
- the greA gene encoding transcription elongation factor GreA; the encoded protein is MIKYPMTVKGAKALEEEHAHLTKVVRPKLSQDIGTARELGDLKENAEYHAAREQQGMVEARIRDIEGRMQNAVVIDVTTIEHTGKVIFGTTVEIANVETDESVTYQIVGEDEADIKLGKISVGSPIARALIAKEEGDVVAVKTPGGVIEYEIVEVRHI
- a CDS encoding YhbY family RNA-binding protein; this translates as MPLTQEQKKQYKSIGHHLKPVLIVADNGLTEGVLAELERALADHELIKIKLNILDRESRLASIAELCKVGKADLVQVIGKMALIYRKNFSVNKQLSNVHRFK
- the carB gene encoding carbamoyl-phosphate synthase large subunit, which produces MPKRTDIKSILILGAGPIVIGQACEFDYSGAQACKALREEGYRVILVNSNPATIMTDPAMADATYIEPIKWQTVAKIIEKERPDALLPTMGGQTALNCALDLEREGVLEKFGVEMIGANADTIDKAEDRSRFDKAMKSIGLDCPRSGIAHSMEEANAVLDRLGFPCIIRPSFTMGGTGGGIAYNREEFEEICARGLDLSPTKELLIDESLIGWKEYEMEVVRDKKDNCIIVCSIENFDPMGVHTGDSITVAPAQTLTDKEYQILRNASLAVLREIGVETGGSNVQFGICPNTGRMVVIEMNPRVSRSSALASKATGFPIAKVAAKLAVGYTLDELSNDITGGKTPASFEPSIDYVVTKLPRFAFEKFPKADARLTTQMKSVGEVMAIGRTFQESLQKALRGLEVGVCGLDEKLDLSNPESMSILKRELTVPGAERIWYVADAFRAGLSVEDIFGMNMIDPWFLVQIEDLIKDEEKVKTLGLASIDRDMMFRLKRKGFSDMRLAKLLGVTEKALRRHRHKLEVYPVYKRVDTCAAEFATDTAYLYSTYEEECEAAPSGRDKIMILGGGPNRIGQGIEFDYCCVHAALALREDGYETIMVNCNPETVSTDYDTSDRLYFEPVTLEDVLEIVRVEKPKGVIVQYGGQTPLKLARALEEAGVPIIGTSPDAIDRAEDRERFQQMVERLNLRQPPNATVRSEDEAIRAAAKIGYPLVVRPSYVLGGRAMEIVYEEEELKRYLRDAVKVSNDSPVLLDHFLNCAIEMDVDAVCDGTDVVIGAIMQHIEQAGVHSGDSACSLPPYSLPAHIQDEMREQVKKMALELGVVGLMNVQLALQGEDIYVIEVNPRASRTVPFVSKCIGVSLAMIAARVMAGKTLKEIGFTKEIIPNFYSVKEAVFPFAKFPGVDPILGPEMKSTGEVMGVGDTFGEAFAKAQMGASEVLPTGGTAFISVRDDDKPLVAGVARDLINLGFEVVATAGTAKLIEAAGLKVRRVNKVTEGRPHVVDMIKNDEVTLIINTTEGRQSIADSYSIRRNALQHKIYCTTTIAAGEAICEALKFGPEKTVRRLQDLHAGLKA
- a CDS encoding MFS transporter — protein: MLWQLTQMLWVGGLWLLHIGLLPVLGQIGLAPLLIDEIAGALNTLMVGFATASVIFQALVLVQAEGLASLWRDIRGQLLLIALYGCAMYFAVRFGWPQALHLQLFSYLVLGFSGLVLVMQPVPGWSVRVREAHP